In a genomic window of Gossypium arboreum isolate Shixiya-1 chromosome 7, ASM2569848v2, whole genome shotgun sequence:
- the LOC108458249 gene encoding uncharacterized protein LOC108458249 isoform X3, whose translation MSQQRQFQMVGGSNNPGAGQYNDTTFTKIFVGGLAWETQRDTMKRYFEQFGEIIEAVVITDKNTGRSKGYGFVTFKDPDAAMRACQNPSPTIDGRRANCNLASLGAQKTRPPPQHGAGRFRPAPGLMASPVYHGSSSTFIQQPNSQYSIPYSAYGYTGYSQDSIYPLNYYSLYGGQQFSPYYTAGASMTPGMFYNFYPFYAQYAQNSQAHGFGVQYPQMLQYPYLPQQGILSLPSSMPSAITPTATTTTATVTTATTTTATTTAARTAVSSSETAKTTSPTTESLPPATIATTGVVGSESGPSQISGTPTEKKTSS comes from the exons ATGTCTCAACAAAGGCAATTTCAGATGGTGGGTGGTAGCAACAATCCAGGAGCAGGGCAGTACAATGACACAACTTTTACGAAAATCTTTGTTGGTGGACTGGCTTGGGAAACTCAAAGAGATACCATGAAGCGTTATTTTGAGCAATTTGGAGAGATTATTGAAGCTGTTGTTATTACAGATAAAAATACTGGGAGATCCAAGGGCTATGGCTTT GTTACATTTAAGGATCCAGATGCAGCCATGAGAGCATGTCAAAACCCTTCTCCTACCATTGATGGAAGGAGGGCGAACTGCAATCTTGCTTCATTGGGTGCACAGAAGACTCGTCCACCACCACAACAtg GAGCTGGACGGTTTAGACCAGCACCTGGGTTGATGGCATCGCCTGTTTATCATGGTTCCTCATCAACATTCATCCAACAACCTAATAGTCAATATTCCATTCCATACTCTGCTTATGG GTATACGGGATACTCCCAAGACAGTATTTATCCTTTG AACTATTATAGTTTGTATGGAGGTCAACAGTTCTCACCTTACTACACTGCCGGAGCATCAATGACACCCGgaatgttttataatttttatccaTTTTATGCTCAATATGCACAAAATAGCCAAGCTCATGGTTTTGGTGTCCAATATCCCCAAATGCTACAGTATCCTTATTTGCCTCAGCAGGGGATCCTATCACTTCCGTCTTCAATGCCTTCGGCAATAACTCCCACAG CAACTACAACTACAGCAACTGTGACAACAGCAACAACGACTACAGCAACTACGACAGCAGCAAGAACAGCTGTGTCGTCATCGGAGACGGCAAAAACAACATCACCGACTACAGAATCACTACCCCCTGCAACTATAGCAACAACTGGGGTGGTGGGATCGGAGTCAGGTCCTTCACAAATTTCTGGGACACCTACTGAAAAGAAAACATCAAGTTAA
- the LOC108458249 gene encoding uncharacterized protein LOC108458249 isoform X1, translated as MSQQRQFQMVGGSNNPGAGQYNDTTFTKIFVGGLAWETQRDTMKRYFEQFGEIIEAVVITDKNTGRSKGYGFVTFKDPDAAMRACQNPSPTIDGRRANCNLASLGAQKTRPPPQHGAGRFRPAPGLMASPVYHGSSSTFIQQPNSQYSIPYSAYGYTGYSQDSIYPLNYYSLYGGQQFSPYYTAGASMTPGMFYNFYPFYAQYAQNSQAHGFGVQYPQMLQYPYLPQQGILSLPSSMPSAITPTGEDFTYPENVYIVQSLSLLVYNIYGKTTLMQHSTVSLPTNFAATTTTATVTTATTTTATTTAARTAVSSSETAKTTSPTTESLPPATIATTGVVGSESGPSQISGTPTEKKTSS; from the exons ATGTCTCAACAAAGGCAATTTCAGATGGTGGGTGGTAGCAACAATCCAGGAGCAGGGCAGTACAATGACACAACTTTTACGAAAATCTTTGTTGGTGGACTGGCTTGGGAAACTCAAAGAGATACCATGAAGCGTTATTTTGAGCAATTTGGAGAGATTATTGAAGCTGTTGTTATTACAGATAAAAATACTGGGAGATCCAAGGGCTATGGCTTT GTTACATTTAAGGATCCAGATGCAGCCATGAGAGCATGTCAAAACCCTTCTCCTACCATTGATGGAAGGAGGGCGAACTGCAATCTTGCTTCATTGGGTGCACAGAAGACTCGTCCACCACCACAACAtg GAGCTGGACGGTTTAGACCAGCACCTGGGTTGATGGCATCGCCTGTTTATCATGGTTCCTCATCAACATTCATCCAACAACCTAATAGTCAATATTCCATTCCATACTCTGCTTATGG GTATACGGGATACTCCCAAGACAGTATTTATCCTTTG AACTATTATAGTTTGTATGGAGGTCAACAGTTCTCACCTTACTACACTGCCGGAGCATCAATGACACCCGgaatgttttataatttttatccaTTTTATGCTCAATATGCACAAAATAGCCAAGCTCATGGTTTTGGTGTCCAATATCCCCAAATGCTACAGTATCCTTATTTGCCTCAGCAGGGGATCCTATCACTTCCGTCTTCAATGCCTTCGGCAATAACTCCCACAGGTGAGGATTTTACATATCCGGAGAATGTTTACATAGTCCAGTCACTTTCTCTCTTGGTTTATAATATCTATGGCAAGACAACTTTAATGCAACATTCAACAGTAAGTCTGCCGACAAATTTTGCAGCAACTACAACTACAGCAACTGTGACAACAGCAACAACGACTACAGCAACTACGACAGCAGCAAGAACAGCTGTGTCGTCATCGGAGACGGCAAAAACAACATCACCGACTACAGAATCACTACCCCCTGCAACTATAGCAACAACTGGGGTGGTGGGATCGGAGTCAGGTCCTTCACAAATTTCTGGGACACCTACTGAAAAGAAAACATCAAGTTAA
- the LOC108458291 gene encoding 60S acidic ribosomal protein P1 → MSSVGEAACSYAALILYDDGIPITAEKIAALVKAANVSVESYWPSLFAKLFEKCDIENLITNVGAAGGGAPVAAAAPVAAAGGGGAAAAAPAPAEEKKKEEPEEESDDDMGFSLFD, encoded by the exons ATGTCTTCGGTTGGCGAAGCTGCTTGCTCTTATGCTGCTTTGATTCTCTATGATGATGGCATCCCCATCACC GCTGAGAAGATTGCTGCGCTAGTTAAAGCTGCCAATGTCTCTGTTGAGTCTTATTGGCCAAGCTTGTTTGCTAAGCTTTTTGAGAAGTGCGACATTGAGAATCTCATAACCAATGTTGGTGCTGCTGGTGGTGGTGCTCCGGTCGCTGCAGCTGCACCTGTTGCAGCTGCTGGTGGAGGCGgtgctgctgctgctgctccTGCTCCTGCAGAGGAAAAGAAGAAG GAGGAACCAGAGGAAGAGAGTGATGATGATATGGGATTCAGTTTGTTTGATTAG
- the LOC108458249 gene encoding uncharacterized protein LOC108458249 isoform X2: MVGGSNNPGAGQYNDTTFTKIFVGGLAWETQRDTMKRYFEQFGEIIEAVVITDKNTGRSKGYGFVTFKDPDAAMRACQNPSPTIDGRRANCNLASLGAQKTRPPPQHGAGRFRPAPGLMASPVYHGSSSTFIQQPNSQYSIPYSAYGYTGYSQDSIYPLNYYSLYGGQQFSPYYTAGASMTPGMFYNFYPFYAQYAQNSQAHGFGVQYPQMLQYPYLPQQGILSLPSSMPSAITPTGEDFTYPENVYIVQSLSLLVYNIYGKTTLMQHSTVSLPTNFAATTTTATVTTATTTTATTTAARTAVSSSETAKTTSPTTESLPPATIATTGVVGSESGPSQISGTPTEKKTSS; this comes from the exons ATGGTGGGTGGTAGCAACAATCCAGGAGCAGGGCAGTACAATGACACAACTTTTACGAAAATCTTTGTTGGTGGACTGGCTTGGGAAACTCAAAGAGATACCATGAAGCGTTATTTTGAGCAATTTGGAGAGATTATTGAAGCTGTTGTTATTACAGATAAAAATACTGGGAGATCCAAGGGCTATGGCTTT GTTACATTTAAGGATCCAGATGCAGCCATGAGAGCATGTCAAAACCCTTCTCCTACCATTGATGGAAGGAGGGCGAACTGCAATCTTGCTTCATTGGGTGCACAGAAGACTCGTCCACCACCACAACAtg GAGCTGGACGGTTTAGACCAGCACCTGGGTTGATGGCATCGCCTGTTTATCATGGTTCCTCATCAACATTCATCCAACAACCTAATAGTCAATATTCCATTCCATACTCTGCTTATGG GTATACGGGATACTCCCAAGACAGTATTTATCCTTTG AACTATTATAGTTTGTATGGAGGTCAACAGTTCTCACCTTACTACACTGCCGGAGCATCAATGACACCCGgaatgttttataatttttatccaTTTTATGCTCAATATGCACAAAATAGCCAAGCTCATGGTTTTGGTGTCCAATATCCCCAAATGCTACAGTATCCTTATTTGCCTCAGCAGGGGATCCTATCACTTCCGTCTTCAATGCCTTCGGCAATAACTCCCACAGGTGAGGATTTTACATATCCGGAGAATGTTTACATAGTCCAGTCACTTTCTCTCTTGGTTTATAATATCTATGGCAAGACAACTTTAATGCAACATTCAACAGTAAGTCTGCCGACAAATTTTGCAGCAACTACAACTACAGCAACTGTGACAACAGCAACAACGACTACAGCAACTACGACAGCAGCAAGAACAGCTGTGTCGTCATCGGAGACGGCAAAAACAACATCACCGACTACAGAATCACTACCCCCTGCAACTATAGCAACAACTGGGGTGGTGGGATCGGAGTCAGGTCCTTCACAAATTTCTGGGACACCTACTGAAAAGAAAACATCAAGTTAA